ACCGTGTAGAGCTGGATCGAGTATGACACTGTCTCTCCTCGTCGTTGGGGTGTGAGCTGCAGCTGTTTTTACTGGACCGCCCGACGCACCTTCGTGGGGCGTCCGGTTCAGTCAGGCAAGTGAGCCGCCTCACACCCCAAGCTAGAACGACTTATGCTGACCGTCAAGCAAAAGTTGCAAACTTAGTGCCAGTCTTTCTTCAAGGTGACATGCATAAGAACTTCGTGCTATCACTTACTCATGAGTACGACCACCGGCGCCGAACCCGCCGCGCCCGAGGCCGCCGGCAGCCTTTCCCGAGCCGGTGACCTGTTTCAGTTGTTGCGCGACGGCAAGGCCCGCACCCGCGCCGAACTGGCGCTCACCACCGGCCTGGCCCGCTCCACTGTCGCATCCCGCATCGACGCGCTGATGCATTCCGGACTGGTGGGGCCCGCCGGCGAGGCCAGCTCCAGTGGCGGCAGGCCGCCGTCGCGCTTTGCCTTCAACCCGGCCGCCCGCGTTGTGCTGGCGGTCGACGTCGGAGCCACGCATATGATCATCGCCGTTACGGACCTGGGTGGCACCGTACTGGCGGAGCGTCGGCTGACCCAGGATGTCGCCGACGGCCCGGATGTTGTGCTGGACCGTCTCGTCGCCGAAGGGACCAAGCTGCTGGGCCAGGCCGGCCGCGGCAGGGACGACCTCGCAGGCGTCGGCATCGGACTGCCCGGCCCCGTGGAGCACGGCACCGGAATGCCGGTGAAGCCGCCCATTATGCCCGGCTGGGACGGGTTCGACGTCGTCCGGCACGTCCGGCGCTCGCTGCCGGTCCCCGTGCTGGTGGATAACGACGTTAACATCATGGCGTTAGGGGAGCGGACCGGCTACTGGCCGGAACACGAGAACTTCCTCTTTATCAAGGTGGCCACCGGCATTGGCGCCGGCATCATCAGCAGCGGCCAACTCCAGCGCGGCGCCGACGGCACGGCCGGAGACCTCGGCCACGTCCGGGTGCCCCGCGGCGACGAGGTGCTCTGCCGCTGCGGCAACTACGGTTGCCTTGAGGCGCTCGCCTCCGGCCCCGCCATCGCGCACGGCCTGGCGCTCCAAGGCCTGCAGGCGGAAAACGGCGGCGACGTGCTGCGGCTTGTGGCCGGCGGAAACCTGCAGGCGATCCAGGCGCTGCGCCAAGCCGGCCGGGACCTCGGCGACGTCCTGGCCACCGTGGTGAACCTGCTTAATCCTTCGGTCATCGTGATCGGCGGAAGCCTGGGCCAGGCCGGCGAACACCTGATGGCGGGGGTCCGGGAGGTGGTCTACCGGCGTTCGCTGCCGCTGGCCACCACCCACCTGCGGATCGGCCTGTCCATGGCCGGGGACCAGGCCGCCATCCTGGGCGCCAGCCAGATGGTCACGCAGTACGTCCTCTCGCCGGCAGCGATCGAGGCGACCCTGCAGGCGGCAGGCTAACACTCGGGTTCGGGGACCTGTCATAAACGCCTGCCCGGCCGTGGCCCGTGATAGCAATGGGATTGATGAAAGCATATTTCCGCCCGCCGGCCGGGCTGCGGCAGCCATGAGCGCCAACGTCCTCGCCAAGGTGCCGCGCAGCTGGATCCTGCTGGCCGCAATCGGGCTCATCGCCCTGAACATGCGCGGCCCGTTCGTGGCCGTGGCGCCGGTGGTCGGCCTGATGCAGCAGGAACTCGGCTTCTCTCCGGTGGAACTGGGCCTCCTGACGGGCATCCCGGTGCTGTGCTTCGCCCTCGCCTCCCCGCTCGCCTCGCTGACCGGGCGCAAACTCGGCGCCGAAGCCGCCATCAGTCTCACCCTCCTGGGGGTGCTGCTGGGCATCATTGTCCGTTCCGCCGGCAGCGGCGCCACGGTTATGCTGGGCACCGCGATCCTCGGGATCGCCATCACGATCGGCAACATCGCCGTGCCGCTGATCATCCGGCGGGACTTTGCACCGGCCCGGCAGGCCACCGCGATGGGCATCTACACCGCGGCCCTTAACATTGGCTCCTTTGTCACCGCCATGGTGATGGCGCCGCTGGCCGGGATGCTTGGGTGGCGGCTGGCCCTTGGCGCCTGCGGGCTCTTCGCCGTCGCGGCCGTGCTGGCCTGGCTGTTCGCTTTCGGCAACCGGGCATTCCGCCCTGAACCCGTCCCAATGCCGGACGCGGGACGCGCCGGGATCAAGCGCGCGTCGCGCTGGATTACGGTCGGACTGACCGTGGGATTCGCCGGGCAGGCGTTCT
This genomic window from Arthrobacter sp. EM1 contains:
- a CDS encoding MFS transporter: MSANVLAKVPRSWILLAAIGLIALNMRGPFVAVAPVVGLMQQELGFSPVELGLLTGIPVLCFALASPLASLTGRKLGAEAAISLTLLGVLLGIIVRSAGSGATVMLGTAILGIAITIGNIAVPLIIRRDFAPARQATAMGIYTAALNIGSFVTAMVMAPLAGMLGWRLALGACGLFAVAAVLAWLFAFGNRAFRPEPVPMPDAGRAGIKRASRWITVGLTVGFAGQAFSYYGVTAWLPSILADELGMTADGAGAGSSLFQILAIVGGLGVPLAARFASTTAVGLTLGLLWLTVPAGLLLSPGLWWLWSSFGGIAQGGGITLVFIAIIRLARDQASAGRMSAVVQGVGYSFGALAPTLLGYVNGVSGSWTGPLLMVLGSVAMFILGTAFSLRHVPKAH
- a CDS encoding ROK family transcriptional regulator produces the protein MSTTTGAEPAAPEAAGSLSRAGDLFQLLRDGKARTRAELALTTGLARSTVASRIDALMHSGLVGPAGEASSSGGRPPSRFAFNPAARVVLAVDVGATHMIIAVTDLGGTVLAERRLTQDVADGPDVVLDRLVAEGTKLLGQAGRGRDDLAGVGIGLPGPVEHGTGMPVKPPIMPGWDGFDVVRHVRRSLPVPVLVDNDVNIMALGERTGYWPEHENFLFIKVATGIGAGIISSGQLQRGADGTAGDLGHVRVPRGDEVLCRCGNYGCLEALASGPAIAHGLALQGLQAENGGDVLRLVAGGNLQAIQALRQAGRDLGDVLATVVNLLNPSVIVIGGSLGQAGEHLMAGVREVVYRRSLPLATTHLRIGLSMAGDQAAILGASQMVTQYVLSPAAIEATLQAAG